A genomic segment from Ornithorhynchus anatinus isolate Pmale09 chromosome 16, mOrnAna1.pri.v4, whole genome shotgun sequence encodes:
- the RNF19B gene encoding E3 ubiquitin-protein ligase RNF19B isoform X3 produces MGSEKDSESPRSTSFHASGPAPKCRSGVRRRRLSFQSVFSASARARRARAKPQAEPPPAAAPPPSPPPPPPPPPSPPPPPPAPVTEAGPAEPPPEGEGAAAAAGPEEEEEVECPLCLVRLPPERAPRLLSCPHRSCRDCLRHYLRLEISESRVPISCPECSERLNPHDIRRLLDDPPLMHKYEEFMLRRYLASDPDCRWCPAPDCGYAVIAYGCASCPKLTCEREGCQTEFCYHCKQIWHPNQTCDMARQQRAQSLRVRTKHTSGLSYGQESGPADDIKPCPRCSAYIIKMNDGSCNHMTCAVCGCEFCWLCMKEISDLHYLSPSGCTFWGKKPWSRKKKILWQLGTLIGAPVGISLIAGIAIPAMVIGIPVYVGRKIHSRYEGKKTSKHKRNLAITGGVTLSVIASPVIAAVSVGIGVPIMLAYVYGVVPISLCRGGGCGVSTANGKGVKIEFDEDDGPITVADAWRALKNPSIGESSIEGLTSVLSTSGSPTDGLSVMQGNYSETASFVALSGGTLSGGVLSGGKGKYSRLEVHADVQKEVFPKDTASLGAISDNASTRAMAGSIISSYNPQDRNPASFPVFSKAAAL; encoded by the exons ATGGGCTCCGAGAAGGACTCGGAATCCCCGCGTTCCACCTCGTTCCACgcgtccggcccggcccccaaGTGCCGGAGCGGCGTCCGGCGCCGGCGCCTGTCCTTCCAGAGCGTCTTCTCCGCCTCAGCCCGAGCCCGCCGGGCCCGCGCCAAGCCCCAGGCCGAGCCGCCGCCCGCGGccgctccccctccatcccctcctcctcctcctcctcctcctccatcgcctcctcctcctcctccggccccggtGACCGAGGCGGGCCCGGCCGAGCCGCCGCcggagggcgagggggcggcggcggcggccggtcctgaggaggaggaggaggtggagtgtCCGCTGTGCCTGGTGCGGCTGCCGCCCGAGCGGGCCCCGCGCCTGCTGAGCTGCCCGCACCGCTCGTGCCGGGACTGCCTCCGACACTACCTGCGGCTGGAGATCAGCGAGAGCCGCGTCCCCATCAGCTGCCCCGAGTGCAGCGAGCGGCTCAACCCCCACGACATCCGCCGCCTGCTCGACGACCCCCCGCTCATGCACAAGTACGAGGAGTTCATGCTCCGCCGATACCTGGCCTCCGACCCCGACTGCCGCTGGTGCCCGGCCCCGGACTGCGG ttATGCTGTCATTGCCTACGGCTGTGCCAGCTGCCCAAAGCTGACCTGTGAGAGGGAAGGCTGTCAGACGGAATTCTGTTACCACTGCAAGCAAATATGGCACCCAAACCAAACGTGCGACATGGCCCGTCAGCAGAGGGCCCAGTCTCTCCGCGTTCGGACCAAGCATACCTCAGGCCTCAGTTACGGACAGGAATCTGGACCAG cAGATGACATCAAGCCCTGCCCCCGGTGCAGTGCTTATATCATCAAGATGAACGATGGGAGCTGTAACCACATGACCTGTGCCGTATGTGGCTGTGAATTCTGTTGGCTGTGTATGAAAGAGATCTCCGACCTGCATTACCTCAG TCCCTCTGGCTGCACCTTCTGGGGCAAAAAGCCGTGGAGCCGAAAGAAGAAGATCCTCTGGCAGCTGGGCACGTTGATTGGCGCTCCAGTAGGCATTTCCCTCATTGCTGGCATTGCCATCCCTGCCATGGTCATTGGCATCCCCGTTTATGTGGGCAGGAAG ATCCACAGCAGATACGAGGGAAAGAAAACCTCCAAACACAAGAGGAATTTAGCCATCACTGGCGGGGTGACCTTGTCGGTCATTGCATCCCCAGTCATTGCTGCTGTCAGTGTCG GTATTGGTGTCCCTATCATGCTGGCATATGTCTATGGTGTTGTGCCCATTTCTCTCTGTCGTGGAGGGGGCTGTGGCGTCAGCACCGCCAATGGAAAGGGAGTGAAAATCGagtttgatgaggatgatggaccAATCACAG TGGCAGATGCCTGGCGAGCCCTGAAGAACCCAAGCATCGGGGAGAGCAGCATCGAGGGGCTGACCAGCGTGCTGAGCACCAGCGGGAGCCCCACCGACGGGCTCAGCGTCATGCAGGGCAACTACAGCGAGACGGCCAGCTTCGTGGCCCTCTCCGGGGGCACGCTGAGTGGCGGGGTCCTGTCGGGCGGAAAAGGAAAGTATAGCAG GTTAGAAGTTCACGCCGACGTCCAGAAGGAGGTGTTCCCCAAAGACACGGCCAGCCTTGGCGCTATCAGTGACAATGCGAGCACTCGTGCTATGGCCGGTTCCATAATCAGTTCCTACAACCCGCAGGACAG AAACCCAGCCTCGTTTCCCGTCTTCAGTAAAGCCGCTGCTTTATGA